A DNA window from Bacteroidales bacterium contains the following coding sequences:
- a CDS encoding acetate--CoA ligase family protein, translated as MITEQLVNPRSIVVVGGSNTIQKPGGKVLKNLIDHQFKGQLYVVNPKESEVQGIASYADVSQLPQVDLAILAIPAKLCPETVDILAYQKQTRAFIILSAGFSEESHEGAELEKKIVKTINDVKGSLIGPNCIGVLNYNYAGVFTTPIPKLDPMGCDFISGSGATAVFIMESGMPKGLTFSSVYSVGNSAQMGVEEVLEYMDLTFDPNKSSKVKLLYIENIKKPEKLLKHASSLVSKGCRIAAIKSGSSEAGSRAASSHTGAMASPDVAVDALFKKAGIVRCYGREELTTVASIFMHKPLMGKRIAIITHAGGPAVMLTDALSQGGFEIPKIEGPKAQELLTHLFPGSSVANPIDFLATGTAEQLGKIIDYCEHEFDNIDAMVVIFGSPGLFPVYDVYNVLHEKMKVCSKPIFPVLPSIINVADEINDFLSKGRINFPDEVVFARALAQIHNTPKPVSFKDNQYILNKERIGSILANVDNGYLKPADVQMLLDVAGIPRAGEMVASNVIDAVKAADELGYPVVMKVIGPVHKSDVGGVALNIKSKDAVVKEFERMIKIKDVTGILIQPMLSGMELFIGAKREEPFGHLLMFGLGGIFIEVLKDVQTLLVPATKDEVLTAIQKLKTFPMLKGVRGQEGVNIELFADIICKVSALLRAVPEIYEMDINPLLGKKNQVIAVDARIRIEK; from the coding sequence ATGATAACAGAACAATTAGTAAATCCTCGTAGTATAGTTGTTGTAGGTGGTTCAAATACAATTCAAAAACCGGGTGGTAAAGTCTTAAAAAATTTAATTGACCATCAGTTTAAAGGTCAGTTATATGTTGTAAATCCTAAAGAAAGCGAAGTTCAGGGCATTGCTTCTTATGCCGATGTTAGTCAGCTTCCGCAAGTAGATTTGGCTATTTTAGCTATTCCTGCCAAGCTTTGCCCCGAAACAGTTGATATTCTTGCTTATCAAAAACAGACACGTGCGTTCATCATTCTGTCTGCAGGATTTAGCGAAGAAAGCCACGAAGGTGCAGAATTAGAAAAAAAGATAGTAAAAACGATAAATGATGTTAAAGGCTCTCTTATTGGTCCCAATTGCATTGGAGTGTTGAATTACAATTATGCTGGCGTATTTACAACTCCTATACCTAAGCTTGATCCAATGGGATGCGATTTTATTAGTGGTAGTGGTGCTACGGCTGTTTTTATTATGGAGTCGGGAATGCCTAAAGGTTTAACATTCTCGTCGGTATATTCAGTCGGAAACTCAGCTCAAATGGGTGTAGAAGAAGTGCTCGAATATATGGATTTAACTTTCGACCCAAACAAAAGTTCTAAGGTTAAATTGTTATATATTGAAAATATTAAAAAACCTGAAAAACTTTTAAAACACGCATCTTCGTTAGTAAGCAAAGGTTGCAGAATTGCTGCCATCAAATCTGGTTCATCCGAAGCGGGGAGTAGGGCAGCCTCATCGCATACCGGTGCTATGGCAAGCCCCGATGTTGCGGTAGATGCACTCTTTAAAAAAGCAGGCATTGTACGTTGCTATGGACGCGAAGAGTTAACCACAGTTGCCTCTATTTTTATGCACAAACCTCTTATGGGCAAACGCATAGCTATTATTACCCATGCTGGAGGACCAGCTGTTATGCTTACCGATGCACTTTCGCAGGGAGGATTTGAAATTCCCAAGATTGAGGGACCTAAAGCCCAAGAATTGCTTACTCACTTGTTCCCAGGCTCATCGGTTGCCAACCCTATTGACTTTTTAGCAACAGGTACTGCCGAACAACTCGGAAAAATTATTGATTACTGTGAGCACGAATTTGATAACATAGATGCCATGGTTGTTATTTTTGGTAGCCCTGGATTATTCCCTGTTTACGATGTTTACAATGTTTTACACGAAAAAATGAAAGTATGCTCTAAACCCATTTTTCCCGTTTTGCCTTCAATTATCAATGTGGCCGACGAAATAAACGATTTTTTGTCAAAAGGCAGAATCAATTTCCCCGATGAAGTAGTGTTTGCAAGAGCTTTGGCTCAAATCCATAATACACCCAAGCCTGTTTCTTTTAAAGATAATCAATACATATTGAACAAAGAACGTATTGGAAGTATTTTAGCAAATGTTGACAATGGTTATTTAAAACCTGCTGATGTACAAATGTTGTTAGATGTGGCAGGTATTCCTAGAGCTGGCGAAATGGTAGCCTCCAATGTAATTGATGCAGTAAAAGCTGCCGATGAGTTGGGCTATCCTGTTGTGATGAAAGTAATAGGACCGGTTCATAAATCGGATGTGGGTGGTGTTGCACTTAACATTAAGTCGAAAGATGCAGTTGTAAAAGAGTTTGAGCGAATGATAAAAATTAAGGATGTTACTGGAATACTTATTCAACCCATGTTATCGGGTATGGAACTATTTATTGGTGCTAAACGCGAAGAACCCTTTGGTCATTTGTTGATGTTTGGTCTAGGGGGAATATTTATTGAAGTTTTGAAAGATGTTCAAACTTTGTTAGTACCTGCTACCAAAGATGAGGTTTTAACAGCCATTCAAAAATTAAAAACTTTCCCAATGCTAAAAGGAGTTCGTGGGCAAGAAGGGGTTAATATAGAACTTTTTGCCGATATAATTTGTAAAGTATCGGCTTTATTAAGAGCAGTTCCCGAAATTTACGAAATGGATATCAATCCATTATTAGGTAAGAAAAATCAGGTAATAGCCGTTGATGCACGTATAAGAATCGAAAAATAA
- the mnmD gene encoding tRNA (5-methylaminomethyl-2-thiouridine)(34)-methyltransferase MnmD: MTQFEVQQTDDGSLTIYDKLHNETFHSVYGARNESLYVFIEQGLKKFCNQPSLTILEVGLGTGLNAYLTFFNKAQNQTIYYEAIELYPLTSELVQIIASSLENQTIYLQLMQAPWNKEQPINKDFVVYKRNEDILNIKFSKVFDLIYFDAFSPKAQPELWTLDVFQNLFQHLNSGGALVTYASSGIVKQNLRSVGFKVERLQGPPHKHHMVRVWKI; the protein is encoded by the coding sequence ATGACACAGTTCGAGGTACAGCAAACCGATGACGGCTCATTAACTATTTACGATAAATTACATAACGAAACTTTTCATTCTGTATATGGAGCTCGTAACGAAAGCCTTTATGTGTTTATAGAGCAGGGATTGAAAAAGTTTTGTAACCAACCCTCATTAACTATTCTTGAAGTTGGATTGGGTACAGGTCTCAATGCTTATCTTACTTTTTTTAATAAAGCTCAAAACCAAACGATTTATTATGAAGCCATTGAATTATATCCACTCACATCAGAACTTGTGCAAATTATAGCTTCATCGCTCGAAAACCAAACAATTTATTTACAATTGATGCAAGCTCCATGGAACAAAGAACAGCCGATAAACAAAGATTTCGTAGTCTATAAACGCAACGAAGATATTTTGAACATAAAATTCAGCAAGGTTTTCGACTTGATTTATTTCGATGCATTCAGTCCCAAAGCCCAACCCGAATTGTGGACGTTAGATGTTTTTCAGAACTTGTTTCAGCATTTAAACTCCGGTGGAGCCTTGGTAACTTATGCATCAAGCGGAATAGTAAAGCAAAATCTTAGAAGTGTCGGCTTTAAAGTCGAACGATTACAGGGACCGCCACATAAACATCATATGGTAAGAGTATGGAAAATATAG
- a CDS encoding Mpv17/PMP22 family protein, protein MKKNDFIFILIFTIIVLPFLPFSFLKDFQSSFLYNEDYWLYTSFLKFALLATLGEVIGLRIRTGNYTEKGFGLVPRMMVWGFLGITIKIAFVVFAAGIPTLVEKYFGVAGAKDSMAFKDVFEASENGLGGVRLLSAFLISTVMNLTYAPVMMTFHKITDMHIMQTGGSLTKFFTPIPIRKIFPAINWDMQWNFIFKKTIPIFWIPMQTINFMVASEYRVVIAAFLGIVLGVLLSVASPKK, encoded by the coding sequence ATGAAGAAAAATGATTTTATTTTTATTTTAATCTTTACAATTATTGTATTGCCTTTTTTGCCGTTTAGTTTTCTCAAAGACTTTCAATCATCTTTTTTATATAACGAAGATTATTGGCTATATACAAGTTTTTTAAAATTCGCTTTGTTGGCAACGTTAGGCGAGGTGATAGGTTTAAGAATTCGAACGGGCAATTATACCGAAAAAGGTTTTGGATTGGTTCCCAGAATGATGGTGTGGGGTTTTTTAGGTATAACCATAAAAATTGCTTTTGTGGTTTTTGCTGCCGGAATTCCTACCTTGGTTGAGAAATATTTTGGTGTTGCAGGTGCCAAAGATTCAATGGCATTTAAAGATGTTTTTGAGGCTTCTGAAAATGGCTTGGGTGGGGTACGTTTATTATCGGCATTTTTGATTAGTACTGTTATGAATCTTACTTATGCTCCCGTGATGATGACCTTTCATAAAATAACCGATATGCATATTATGCAAACGGGTGGCTCTTTAACTAAATTTTTTACACCCATTCCTATACGCAAAATATTCCCTGCTATCAATTGGGATATGCAGTGGAATTTTATTTTTAAAAAGACCATACCTATTTTTTGGATTCCGATGCAAACTATCAATTTTATGGTAGCTTCGGAATATAGAGTGGTTATTGCAGCTTTTTTAGGAATTGTTTTAGGCGTTTTACTTTCGGTAGCATCACCTAAAAAATAA
- a CDS encoding Nif3-like dinuclear metal center hexameric protein, whose protein sequence is MKIKELIKSIEQLYPLAFQESYDNSGSQISFPENEINGILICLDITEQVIDEAIAKQCNLIISHHPLLFKTLKKINPETHQGRIVIKAIQNQVSIYAIHTNFDSSMQGTNRILADLLQLQNIEILEPVQHQLKKLVTYVPHDYAEIVRKALFDAGAGQIGNYDSCSYNVEGYGTFKANEGCNPYVGAINEEHHEPETRIETIFPAYLQNKIVSALLDTHPYEEVAYDIYMLENTYSQVGIGIIGYLLDPMSVLAFQQYVKQKIGCKVIRYNKSEKNIIQKVALCSGSGASYIQAAIKNNADAFITADLKYHDFTDCPSSLLLIDAGHFETEIHFVQKIFEIITKKNTNFAVRLSENCSNPVNYF, encoded by the coding sequence ATGAAGATAAAAGAACTCATAAAATCAATCGAACAATTATATCCATTAGCATTTCAGGAATCGTACGATAATAGTGGAAGTCAAATTTCTTTTCCTGAAAATGAAATCAATGGCATTTTAATATGCTTAGATATTACGGAGCAAGTTATTGATGAAGCCATAGCCAAGCAATGCAACTTAATTATTTCGCACCATCCATTGCTCTTTAAAACGTTAAAAAAAATCAATCCAGAGACTCATCAAGGACGCATCGTTATCAAAGCCATTCAAAACCAAGTGAGCATTTATGCCATTCATACGAATTTCGATTCGTCGATGCAGGGTACTAACCGAATTTTAGCTGATTTGCTTCAACTTCAGAATATAGAGATATTAGAGCCAGTCCAACATCAACTCAAAAAGCTGGTTACCTATGTCCCTCACGATTATGCAGAAATAGTGAGAAAGGCATTGTTCGATGCAGGAGCAGGACAAATTGGCAATTACGATTCGTGCAGCTATAATGTAGAAGGTTATGGAACATTCAAAGCCAATGAAGGTTGTAACCCATATGTAGGTGCTATTAATGAGGAGCATCACGAACCCGAAACTCGCATAGAAACAATTTTTCCTGCTTATTTGCAAAATAAAATAGTAAGTGCATTATTAGATACTCACCCTTACGAAGAAGTTGCCTATGATATTTATATGCTCGAAAACACTTATTCACAGGTCGGTATAGGTATAATCGGTTATCTGCTCGATCCAATGTCTGTTTTGGCATTTCAGCAATACGTCAAACAAAAAATTGGCTGTAAAGTCATACGTTACAATAAAAGCGAAAAAAATATCATTCAAAAGGTAGCTTTGTGCAGCGGTAGTGGTGCTTCGTATATTCAAGCCGCCATAAAAAACAATGCCGATGCTTTTATAACTGCTGATTTAAAATACCACGACTTTACAGACTGCCCGTCGAGTTTACTATTAATAGATGCCGGACATTTTGAGACAGAAATTCATTTTGTGCAAAAAATATTTGAAATAATTACGAAAAAAAATACTAACTTTGCAGTCCGTTTATCGGAAAATTGTTCTAATCCTGTAAATTATTTTTAA
- the eno gene encoding phosphopyruvate hydratase translates to GINAHILPVPCMNIINGGKHADNNVDFQEFMIAPHNANSFSEGIRMGIEVFHTLKEVLKKKGYSTGVGDEGGFAPNLKSNEEAMEVILEAINKAGYKPGKDVSICLDPAASEMWDNGKYIMFKSTKKAVSTDDLIALWDKWVKDYPIISIEDGLAENDWDGWKKLTKTLGNKIELVGDDIFCTNPDILAKGIKNKVANSILIKLNQIGTVTETLDTIDLAFKNHYNIFVSHRSGETADTFIADLALATSAGKLKTGSGCRSERIEKFNQLIRLEALLGSSAKYAGIKAFKNQ, encoded by the coding sequence GTGGCATCAACGCTCATATTCTTCCGGTTCCGTGTATGAACATTATCAATGGTGGTAAACATGCCGATAACAACGTCGATTTTCAAGAATTCATGATTGCACCTCATAATGCAAACAGCTTCTCCGAAGGTATTCGCATGGGTATCGAAGTTTTTCATACATTAAAAGAAGTTTTAAAGAAAAAAGGCTACTCTACCGGTGTGGGCGACGAAGGTGGCTTTGCTCCTAACCTAAAATCGAACGAAGAAGCAATGGAAGTTATTCTTGAAGCTATCAATAAAGCTGGTTATAAACCTGGCAAAGATGTAAGCATCTGCCTCGACCCCGCCGCAAGCGAAATGTGGGACAATGGAAAATATATTATGTTTAAAAGCACAAAAAAAGCTGTATCTACTGACGATTTAATTGCTTTATGGGACAAATGGGTAAAAGACTATCCTATTATCAGTATCGAAGATGGCTTGGCTGAAAACGATTGGGACGGATGGAAAAAACTAACCAAAACTCTTGGAAATAAAATAGAATTAGTGGGTGATGATATTTTCTGCACGAATCCTGATATTTTAGCAAAAGGCATTAAAAATAAAGTGGCTAACTCTATACTTATTAAACTAAACCAAATAGGAACGGTTACCGAAACACTCGATACCATTGACTTAGCTTTTAAAAACCATTACAACATTTTTGTATCGCATCGCAGTGGCGAAACTGCCGATACATTTATTGCCGACTTAGCTCTTGCCACCAGTGCTGGTAAATTAAAAACAGGTAGCGGCTGCCGCAGCGAACGAATTGAAAAATTCAATCAACTCATCCGTTTAGAAGCCTTGTTAGGCAGTTCAGCAAAATATGCCGGCATTAAAGCTTTTAAAAATCAATAA